One genomic region from Pseudomonadota bacterium encodes:
- a CDS encoding choice-of-anchor Q domain-containing protein, translated as MSGKNIFFAVICGFWLICETGTAATPPDLSGLTALQSSDKSGGDAELTRHTLQTLPYRQGRITLTEPLVLQFLAPQTRFVAQLDDPAGDSIYAIEAFRGPESLALERFALGDQKLPSVRPAPDGMLSLSTRQPFDRVEIREIHGRALSDPEYVEALYAGNPSQKGGGNTDALICQVPLGLTYNVAFGVALVAFDPLTVTAANAAAYTSNLGLKFCKTVIEPPADIVRSVVPGQCVKNFLQPHMVAEYENALGVPLKFEYNWGQLGTPIVYHHNTEVEVSLQFDSPPAPSVENFSLRALLTDSSLDGTDAIYRECDDKNGTKRFSQLESGVGPSYECPYVVNRELAVPVGENTLVWRANAKMGLLDLFSPLIPGVPTGAKVPYYKSILLRVAQEALLITSDFFLGGWRWGNTSVAFQTVTIIDDRPPQILPEPENAAMLEGRITAILINDELRVQIEADEPGGVSTRRYEPLLKQLYRVFDPCDRPVTFTAAYPNDARRTFWPVSTQAQDQSFTITWTAEDLGPNNNGIPNQTPATMRVEVVDIRPPALLPPPDIVEITEQTVSELGQPLVFDFVDLDPLITNNANLPLEQGLTEVTWTATDASGNSTTAVQLVNLKASNADPTADAQTGANREEAVSFEPTTLRLTGSDPDGDPLRFFVEQYPENGFFVAPLYPYFVEDFRVARNVPTGDLFDQFCDPANSEQDFQIKYPVEPSFIDVSEDGRTFVMDRGRIDCRGGGTASRRPRIAVFPAGFDPDGSESPLAIQTAEPADLVVDEFTQLIVVTTNSSGGDAFVRTYDLALNEVQAYDLDDVDDRATGTCTNFGTNNFCEIREARSAVVDANGVLYVMDEKGRIYALELVDDTTSATQFIDYLSDDVTNNSNTNVSSRALALDADGFVYATRNNRIYKYGPSWVDADGLVQIGEPIGWLGRCDVDLAPGQDAVCDVTNRRSLGFSCTDATCIIDDAITQEEKDFCGLTFSNLGNFGCRPGQFRSPQGLDIDPRGNIYVADTANQRIQRFTPEGFFAGEAESECDGSCFVLGDFGNPQDISVNSGRFYILDPSTNLLHISLLTPFTDQGPDFAELVYQSNNDFGALNPAESVDQFTFSVSDGVRDPDSGQPARTAPATVEIAVRRNFRPPTATPGISAVALEDVETPIMLDGAELDPLDVLTFNLIDPPSNGSVIVVGDEARYLSDPNYVGPDSFTFAAFDGLDESAPERVEVDVLNVNDPPVVSPLDDAQVSTGFTFTLRHDFDDPDAKDLHGLAINWGDGTASPEGEIDMNGQLTGPILDEGDVGPGRITAEHVYTAPGSYTLEVCVTDQMVGSGSSKVPTAQSTTGCAEATVTVIDGLDLQLSSSPSSDAALPGQIVGYEFSVENLAPSAGAGQMATGVEMTIDVAPEFELSSIAAAGCQRSGRQLRCALADLGPGATAAVNVSARVPFDVDLGLRLRTDVRVTQDQSDQTPDNTLAQITPVLRPADLQVGSTEEALTDKGDVNAGDGLCASEDGVCTLRAAIEEANALPGQQSIALGSGTYQVGETAPLNVTDSLTLLGNGAERTIIFGGAGFTALVNEAGATLRLEDLTISSEGGGLSARGDLFTRGVRFTANRVNGSFGAAVFADANVDLRDTTFDGNQTSADGAALFNISGTSYLENVTVVGNRGGGLVFNNDATLVNLTITGNSGGCCWVTTSAALNAFGSGTEVTLVNSMLAGNSPSADFFAGPDSPPNCVTADGGSIVSLGNNLLGDLAGCELSPLPSDILAEDADLNPIGPNGVLVPTLNPRITSLLVDGGDAASCPAGDARGVTRPEDGNGDGSAACDIGAVELRVDGLFASGFESQ; from the coding sequence ATGTCAGGAAAAAATATCTTTTTTGCGGTCATCTGCGGTTTTTGGCTCATCTGCGAAACGGGTACTGCCGCAACGCCACCAGACCTGTCGGGGCTGACAGCGCTGCAATCATCTGACAAGTCAGGCGGAGACGCTGAGCTGACGCGGCACACGCTGCAGACGCTCCCCTATCGGCAGGGGCGGATTACCCTTACCGAACCCCTGGTCCTTCAGTTCTTAGCGCCGCAGACGCGCTTTGTTGCGCAGCTGGACGATCCGGCTGGCGACTCGATCTACGCGATTGAAGCCTTTCGCGGACCGGAATCGCTCGCGCTTGAGCGTTTTGCCTTGGGTGACCAGAAGCTGCCCAGCGTCAGGCCCGCGCCAGACGGCATGCTCTCCCTGAGCACTAGGCAACCTTTTGACCGGGTGGAAATCCGAGAGATCCACGGTCGAGCTTTGAGCGATCCGGAGTACGTCGAGGCGCTCTATGCTGGGAATCCGTCGCAGAAAGGCGGGGGCAACACCGATGCGCTGATCTGTCAGGTCCCGCTGGGACTCACCTACAATGTCGCCTTCGGAGTTGCGCTCGTCGCGTTCGACCCCCTTACGGTGACCGCCGCAAACGCCGCTGCCTACACGTCGAATCTGGGCCTGAAGTTCTGCAAAACGGTGATCGAGCCGCCGGCGGATATCGTGCGCTCGGTCGTACCCGGCCAGTGCGTGAAGAATTTTCTGCAGCCGCACATGGTGGCGGAGTACGAAAACGCCCTGGGCGTGCCTCTGAAATTTGAATACAACTGGGGCCAGCTCGGTACGCCGATTGTCTACCATCACAATACCGAGGTGGAGGTGAGCCTCCAGTTCGATTCACCCCCCGCACCCAGCGTCGAAAACTTCAGCCTTCGCGCCCTGCTGACCGATTCGTCGCTCGACGGTACCGACGCCATCTATCGCGAGTGTGACGACAAGAACGGCACGAAGCGCTTCAGTCAGCTGGAGTCGGGGGTCGGCCCAAGCTACGAGTGCCCGTACGTAGTCAATCGCGAGCTGGCGGTACCGGTCGGCGAGAATACGCTGGTGTGGCGTGCCAACGCCAAGATGGGTCTGCTGGACCTATTCTCCCCGCTGATACCCGGCGTACCCACCGGCGCCAAGGTGCCGTACTACAAGTCGATTCTGCTGCGCGTTGCGCAGGAAGCGCTGCTAATCACCAGCGACTTCTTCCTCGGCGGCTGGCGCTGGGGCAATACCAGCGTGGCGTTTCAAACGGTCACGATCATCGACGACCGACCGCCGCAGATCCTTCCGGAACCGGAAAATGCCGCCATGCTCGAAGGGCGGATCACCGCCATACTGATCAACGACGAGCTGCGGGTGCAGATTGAGGCGGACGAGCCAGGTGGCGTTTCAACTCGCCGCTACGAGCCGCTGCTGAAGCAGCTTTACCGAGTGTTCGATCCCTGCGATCGCCCGGTGACGTTCACGGCGGCGTATCCGAATGATGCGCGGCGCACCTTCTGGCCGGTCAGCACGCAGGCGCAGGACCAGAGCTTTACCATCACCTGGACCGCTGAGGACCTCGGACCCAACAACAACGGCATTCCCAACCAAACGCCGGCCACCATGCGGGTTGAGGTGGTGGATATTCGCCCGCCGGCGCTGCTGCCGCCGCCGGATATTGTCGAGATCACGGAGCAAACCGTGAGCGAGCTGGGTCAGCCGCTGGTGTTCGACTTTGTCGACTTAGATCCGCTGATCACCAACAACGCCAACCTGCCGCTGGAGCAGGGTTTGACCGAAGTGACCTGGACTGCCACCGACGCCTCCGGCAACAGCACAACGGCAGTGCAGCTTGTGAATCTCAAGGCCAGCAACGCTGATCCCACCGCGGATGCTCAGACCGGCGCTAATCGGGAGGAGGCCGTTTCGTTTGAGCCGACCACGCTGCGCCTGACCGGCAGCGACCCGGACGGTGACCCGCTGCGCTTTTTTGTGGAGCAGTATCCCGAGAACGGGTTCTTTGTGGCCCCGCTTTATCCTTATTTTGTCGAAGACTTTCGCGTTGCCCGAAACGTGCCGACCGGAGACCTTTTCGACCAATTCTGCGACCCGGCCAATTCCGAACAGGACTTCCAGATCAAGTATCCGGTGGAGCCGAGCTTTATCGACGTATCCGAAGACGGCAGGACGTTCGTGATGGACCGCGGCCGAATCGACTGCCGCGGTGGTGGGACGGCCAGCCGCAGGCCGCGAATCGCGGTGTTTCCGGCGGGTTTTGACCCGGACGGCAGCGAGTCCCCGCTGGCGATCCAGACGGCGGAGCCCGCGGATCTTGTGGTTGATGAGTTCACCCAGCTGATTGTTGTCACCACCAACTCCAGCGGCGGTGACGCTTTTGTTCGGACCTACGACCTTGCGCTCAACGAGGTGCAGGCTTACGACCTGGACGACGTAGACGATCGCGCCACCGGGACCTGCACCAACTTTGGCACGAATAATTTTTGCGAGATTCGCGAGGCCCGCAGCGCGGTGGTCGACGCCAACGGCGTGCTCTACGTGATGGACGAAAAGGGGAGGATCTACGCCCTGGAACTGGTTGACGACACTACCTCGGCCACCCAATTCATTGACTACCTGTCGGACGACGTAACCAACAACAGCAATACAAACGTCTCGTCGCGCGCGCTGGCGCTGGACGCTGACGGGTTTGTCTACGCAACCCGCAACAACCGTATCTACAAGTACGGACCCTCCTGGGTGGATGCTGACGGGCTGGTTCAGATTGGTGAACCGATCGGCTGGCTGGGACGTTGCGACGTAGACCTGGCGCCCGGGCAGGATGCGGTCTGCGACGTGACCAACCGCCGCAGCCTGGGTTTTTCCTGCACGGACGCAACCTGCATTATCGATGATGCCATCACCCAGGAAGAAAAGGACTTCTGCGGCCTGACCTTCTCCAACCTGGGCAACTTCGGCTGCCGGCCGGGCCAGTTTCGCAGCCCCCAGGGGCTGGACATCGATCCGCGAGGCAACATCTACGTCGCGGATACGGCCAACCAGCGCATCCAGCGCTTTACGCCGGAGGGGTTTTTCGCTGGCGAAGCGGAGTCGGAGTGTGATGGCAGCTGTTTTGTCCTGGGTGACTTCGGCAATCCGCAGGATATCTCGGTCAACTCCGGCCGCTTCTACATCCTGGACCCGAGCACCAACCTGCTGCACATATCGCTGCTCACGCCGTTTACCGACCAGGGTCCGGATTTTGCTGAATTGGTCTATCAGTCGAACAACGACTTTGGCGCACTGAACCCGGCCGAATCGGTGGATCAGTTTACCTTCAGCGTCAGCGACGGCGTACGCGACCCCGACAGCGGTCAGCCGGCCCGCACCGCGCCCGCCACGGTGGAGATTGCGGTGCGCCGAAACTTCCGGCCGCCGACCGCAACGCCCGGCATCAGCGCCGTTGCTTTAGAGGATGTTGAGACGCCGATTATGCTGGACGGCGCGGAGCTGGATCCGCTGGACGTGCTCACCTTCAACCTGATCGACCCGCCGTCCAACGGCAGCGTGATTGTCGTCGGTGACGAGGCGCGCTACCTGTCCGACCCCAACTATGTCGGGCCAGATAGTTTCACCTTCGCTGCTTTCGACGGCCTGGATGAATCGGCGCCGGAACGAGTGGAGGTTGACGTCCTGAACGTGAACGATCCGCCGGTAGTCAGCCCTTTGGATGACGCGCAGGTGAGCACTGGCTTTACCTTTACTCTGCGTCATGATTTTGATGATCCGGACGCTAAAGATTTGCACGGCCTGGCCATCAACTGGGGTGACGGCACTGCGTCACCGGAAGGCGAGATCGACATGAATGGCCAGCTGACCGGTCCGATCCTGGACGAGGGTGACGTTGGACCCGGCCGGATCACCGCTGAGCATGTTTACACCGCGCCGGGCAGCTATACGCTGGAGGTTTGCGTCACCGACCAGATGGTGGGCTCGGGTTCCAGCAAGGTCCCTACGGCGCAGTCCACCACCGGATGCGCCGAGGCGACGGTGACCGTGATCGACGGTTTGGACCTCCAGCTTTCGAGCTCGCCCTCAAGCGACGCCGCACTGCCCGGCCAGATTGTCGGCTATGAGTTTTCCGTTGAGAACCTGGCGCCGAGCGCCGGTGCTGGGCAGATGGCCACCGGCGTGGAGATGACCATCGACGTTGCGCCGGAGTTTGAGCTCAGCTCCATCGCCGCCGCTGGGTGTCAGCGCAGCGGTCGGCAGCTGCGCTGCGCCTTGGCTGACCTGGGGCCCGGGGCAACGGCCGCGGTCAACGTTAGCGCCCGAGTGCCCTTCGATGTCGATCTTGGCCTGCGCCTTCGGACCGACGTGCGGGTGACCCAGGATCAGTCGGATCAGACGCCAGACAACACGCTCGCCCAGATCACGCCGGTCTTAAGGCCAGCCGATCTTCAGGTGGGCAGTACTGAAGAAGCGCTAACCGACAAAGGTGACGTTAATGCCGGTGACGGCCTATGTGCCAGCGAAGACGGCGTCTGCACGCTGCGGGCCGCCATCGAAGAGGCCAACGCGCTGCCAGGCCAGCAGTCGATTGCGCTGGGCAGCGGCACCTATCAGGTCGGGGAGACCGCACCACTGAATGTCACCGACAGCCTGACGCTGCTTGGCAATGGCGCTGAGCGTACGATCATTTTTGGTGGCGCCGGCTTCACGGCGCTGGTCAACGAGGCCGGCGCAACCCTGCGCCTGGAAGATCTGACGATCAGCAGCGAAGGCGGCGGCCTCAGCGCGCGGGGAGACCTGTTTACGCGGGGGGTCCGATTTACCGCCAACCGGGTTAACGGCTCTTTTGGCGCCGCCGTTTTTGCGGACGCGAATGTCGATCTTCGTGACACCACCTTCGATGGCAACCAGACGTCCGCCGACGGTGCGGCGCTCTTTAATATCTCGGGCACCAGCTATCTGGAGAACGTCACCGTGGTAGGCAACCGCGGTGGAGGCCTGGTGTTCAATAACGACGCGACCCTGGTCAACCTGACGATCACCGGCAACAGCGGCGGATGCTGCTGGGTGACAACGTCCGCCGCTCTGAACGCCTTCGGGTCCGGCACGGAGGTGACCCTGGTCAACTCGATGCTGGCAGGTAACTCGCCCTCCGCGGACTTTTTTGCTGGGCCCGATTCGCCGCCAAACTGTGTTACGGCCGACGGTGGCAGCATCGTGTCGTTGGGCAATAACCTGCTTGGCGATCTAGCGGGCTGTGAGCTGTCGCCGCTGCCCAGCGATATTCTCGCCGAAGATGCGGACCTGAATCCCATTGGGCCCAACGGCGTTCTTGTGCCGACGCTGAATCCGCGGATCACCTCGCTGCTGGTGGATGGTGGTGATGCCGCCAGCTGCCCCGCCGGCGATGCCCGAGGCGTGACACGGCCGGAGGATGGCAACGGCGACGGGAGTGCCGCGTGTGATATCGGCGCGGTGGAGCTCAGAGTGGACGGGCTGTTTGCCTCGGGTTTTGAGTCGCAGTAA
- a CDS encoding alpha/beta fold hydrolase gives MEFQSKPYTFESKGKTGAVVEAEWGELEVPLRHNKPDGEQLTLAFVRFPSTNPKPGHPIVYLAGGPGGSGIGTAKGRRFPLFMALREVADVIALDQRGTGASSSGPACRYPEAPDLSQPDSRENVVAYVQSTARYCLDWWAEQKVDIDAFTTRESARDLELLRRALGAEKLNLWGISYGTHLALDAFRVLGPDRIHRAVLASPEGLTQTVKLPGYSDRYFERVAELAKDQYPDFLKVLRGQMQRLADKPETLTLSPSGAPDLVTMTIGAQSYRMLIAFAMVKNPGNVAGLPQMVYGVEAQGMQMLVPFIQQMFAEPMTLRPMSFAMDVASGISPERQALVASQAENAVLGDVMNFPMPHVLGVPGLPDLGEDFRTEVESPIETLVLTGTLDGRTFPEAHAEILAGLSSGRQIIVENAGHDLFMASQEVQDAVIRFFADGTISAPKIDIPPPAFR, from the coding sequence TTGGAATTCCAGAGCAAGCCCTACACCTTTGAATCGAAGGGTAAAACGGGCGCCGTAGTCGAAGCCGAGTGGGGTGAGCTGGAGGTGCCTTTGCGGCACAACAAGCCTGACGGCGAGCAGCTGACCCTGGCGTTCGTTCGCTTTCCCTCGACCAATCCCAAGCCGGGGCACCCGATTGTCTACCTCGCCGGCGGCCCCGGAGGTTCGGGTATCGGTACAGCCAAAGGGCGGCGTTTTCCGCTCTTCATGGCGCTTCGCGAAGTGGCTGACGTTATTGCCCTGGATCAGCGCGGAACGGGCGCGTCGTCCTCCGGGCCGGCCTGCCGCTACCCGGAAGCGCCCGACCTGAGCCAACCGGATTCTCGCGAAAACGTGGTCGCCTACGTGCAGTCTACGGCTCGTTACTGCCTCGACTGGTGGGCAGAACAGAAGGTCGATATTGATGCATTCACCACGCGGGAAAGCGCTCGTGACCTGGAACTGCTGCGGCGAGCGCTAGGCGCCGAAAAACTGAATCTTTGGGGAATCAGCTACGGGACACATCTCGCCCTGGACGCTTTCCGGGTGCTTGGCCCCGACCGCATCCATCGTGCCGTACTGGCGAGCCCGGAGGGATTGACCCAAACCGTCAAGCTACCTGGCTACTCGGACCGCTACTTCGAAAGGGTGGCGGAGCTGGCCAAGGACCAATACCCGGATTTTCTCAAGGTCCTGCGCGGGCAGATGCAGCGGCTTGCCGACAAACCCGAGACCTTGACGCTGTCACCTTCGGGCGCCCCTGATCTGGTCACCATGACGATCGGCGCCCAGAGCTACCGGATGCTGATCGCGTTTGCGATGGTAAAAAACCCCGGCAACGTGGCTGGCCTTCCGCAAATGGTCTACGGAGTCGAAGCACAGGGGATGCAAATGCTGGTGCCTTTCATCCAGCAAATGTTCGCCGAACCGATGACGCTGCGACCGATGAGTTTTGCGATGGACGTCGCGTCCGGCATCAGCCCGGAAAGGCAGGCGCTGGTGGCGAGCCAGGCAGAAAACGCTGTACTCGGTGACGTGATGAATTTCCCAATGCCCCATGTATTGGGGGTGCCGGGTCTGCCGGACCTGGGAGAGGACTTTCGCACCGAGGTCGAGAGCCCGATCGAAACACTGGTACTCACAGGAACGCTGGATGGCCGCACGTTCCCGGAGGCGCACGCCGAGATCCTGGCCGGGCTTTCCAGCGGGCGTCAGATCATCGTAGAAAACGCCGGCCACGACCTGTTTATGGCCAGTCAGGAAGTTCAAGACGCGGTGATTCGCTTCTTTGCAGACGGCACGATCAGCGCTCCGAAAATCGACATCCCTCCACCGGCGTTTCGGTGA